A window of the Hordeum vulgare subsp. vulgare chromosome 5H, MorexV3_pseudomolecules_assembly, whole genome shotgun sequence genome harbors these coding sequences:
- the LOC123396099 gene encoding AAA-ATPase At4g25835-like: MEFLSQMWSLLGLLTILQNVLPTQLLSLLHSLWQSLQDSLTPYSYFDVPEFLGSAAVEPNALYRHVQLYLHRSLLLSSPSPPRLTLSLPRSVAGNAGAAAPPPSVSLSPNHSVPDAFNGHRAVWTHHADTLQDSLEERRSFSLRLPKRHAAAVLPAYLAHLAAAADSLERSSRARRLHTNAASPRGSASWSSVPFCHPSTFETLALDPELKARLLADLTAFADGREFYRRTGRPWKRGYLLHGPPGSGKSSLIAAMANHLRYDVFDLELTRVTTNADLRALLIQTTNRSLIVIEDIDCSLHLTGDRGLASMRRHKRRRTAASDDSSDSDDDVMGADNHRGKVTLSGLLNFTDGLWSCCGEERIIVFTTNHVDGIDPALLRPGRMDVHVRLGPCGVHAMRELVERYVGVSVGDQDMLDAAEGCIRDGAEMTPAEVGEVLLRNRDEPETAVTELAAELKARVNAADDLQWEDSAAELSDESPTKKGRKGFGGWEGKVRILGRLRSLTKSDSGRRGV; the protein is encoded by the coding sequence ATGGAGTTCTTGTCGCAGATGTGGTCGCTCCTGGGCCTTCTCACCATCCTGCAGAACGTCCTCCCCACgcagctcctctccctcctccactCGCTCTGGCAGTCGCTCCAGGACTCGCTCACGCCCTACTCCTACTTCGACGTGCCGGAGTTCCTCGGCTCCGCCGCCGTCGAGCCCAACGCGCTCTACCGCCATGTCCAGCTCTACCTTCACCGCTCCCTGCTCCTCTCCTCCCCTTCCCCTCCCCGCCTCACGCTCTCGCTGCCGCGCTCCGTAGCTGGCAACGCCGGCGCAGCCGCCCCGCCGCCGTCCGTGTCGCTGTCCCCGAACCACTCGGTGCCCGACGCCTTCAACGGCCACCGCGCCGTGTGGACGCACCACGCCGACACGCTCCAGGACTCGCTCGAGGAGCGCCGGTCCTTCTCGCTGCGCCTCCCCAAGAGGCACGCCGCGGCGGTGCTCCCGGCTTACCTGGCGCACCTCGCGGCCGCGGCGGACAGCCTGGAGCGCTCGTCGCGGGCGAGGAGGCTGCACACGAACGCCGCGTCTCCGCGCGGCTCGGCGTCGTGGTCGTCGGTGCCGTTCTGCCACCCGTCCACGTTCGAGACGCTCGCGCTGGACCCGGAGCTCAAGGCGCGCCTCCTGGCTGACCTCACGGCGTTCGCCGACGGGAGGGAGTTCTACCGCCGGACTGGGAGGCCGTGGAAGCGTGGGTACCTCCTCCACGGCCCGCCCGGCTCGGGTAAGTCTTCGCTGATCGCCGCCATGGCAAACCACCTCCGGTACGACGTGTTCGACCTCGAGCTCACCCGCGTCACCACCAACGCCGACCTCCGCGCGCTCCTCATCCAGACGACCAACCGCTCGCTCATTGTCATCGAGGACATCGACTGCTCCCTCCACCTCACCGGCGACCGCGGCCTGGCCTCCATGAGGCGGCACAAGAGACGCCGCACGGCCGCCTCCGATGACTCGTCCGACTCGGACGACGACGTCATGGGCGCCGACAACCACCGGGGGAAGGTGACCCTCTCCGGGCTGCTCAACTTCACCGACGGCCTGTGGTCGTGCTGCGGCGAGGAGCGAATCATCGTGTTCACGACGAACCACGTGGACGGCATCGACCCGGCGCTGCTCCGGCCGGGGAGGATGGACGTGCACGTGCGCCTGGGCCCGTGCGGCGTGCACGCCATGCGCGAGCTGGTGGAACGGTACGTCGGCGTCAGCGTCGGCGACCAGGACATGCTCGACGCGGCGGAGGGCTGCATACGGGACGGCGCCGAGATGACGCCGGCCGAGGTGGGCGAGGTGCTGCTGAGGAACAGGGACGAGCCAGAGACGGCGGTGACAGAATTGGCAGCCGAGCTAAAGGCCAGGGTGAACGCGGCCGACGATCTCCAGTGGGAGGACTCGGCGGCGGAGCTCTCCGACGAGTCGCCGACGAAGAAAGGCAGGAAGGGGTTCGGCGGGTGGGAGGGCAAGGTCAGGATCTTGGGGAGGCTTCGGAGCCTCACCAAGTCGGACTCCGGCCGGAGAGGCGTGTAG
- the LOC123398408 gene encoding uncharacterized protein C227.17c-like isoform X2, translated as MEPEENPNRPPSRLDCIKYLKALSSCYSPFHQMQNYYRHGVFDNCSSKLRDLVDCLTLRTKSRAEVEEMLMAREKARPHFWTYRTVDEASANWWKMYKHRVMMSSPLSAEAKKR; from the coding sequence ATGGAGCCCGAAGAGAACCCCAACCGTCCGCCATCACGGCTAGACTGCATAAAGTACTTGAAAGCACTATCGTCCTGCTACTCGCCATTCCACCAGATGCAGAACTATTACCGCCACGGGGTTTTTGACAACTGCTCCAGCAAGTTGCGCGATCTCGTCGACTGTCTCACGCTCAGGACGAAGTCGAGGGCGGAGGTAGAGGAGATGCTCATGGCCCGGGAGAAGGCCAGGCCGCACTTCTGGACCTACCGGACTGTCGACGAGGCATCAGCGAACTGGTGGAAGATGTACAAGCACAGGGTGATGATGTCGTCCCCACTATCTGCTGAAGCGAAGAAGCGTTGA
- the LOC123398408 gene encoding uncharacterized protein LOC123398408 isoform X1, translating to MRPKGCKGTRAASVGSFVGAVTQSPVFLLPLYHILLRRVQPHKPTYAILHEGLSSSSSYSTPSLCGSSSKEVRSMEPEENPNRPPSRLDCIKYLKALSSCYSPFHQMQNYYRHGVFDNCSSKLRDLVDCLTLRTKSRAEVEEMLMAREKARPHFWTYRTVDEASANWWKMYKHRVMMSSPLSAEAKKR from the exons ATGAGACCTAAAGGTTGCAAGGGAACACGGGCAGCCTCCGTTGGGTCCTTCGTTGGAGCAGTCACCCAGTCTCCCGTCTTCCTGTTGCCCCTTTACCACATTCTCCTCCGACGAGTACAGCCCCACAAGCCAACCTACGCCATTCTCCACGAG GGCTTGTCCAGTAGCTCGTCATATTCTACCCCAAGCCTCtgtggcagcagcagcaaggaAG TTAGAAGCATGGAGCCCGAAGAGAACCCCAACCGTCCGCCATCACGGCTAGACTGCATAAAGTACTTGAAAGCACTATCGTCCTGCTACTCGCCATTCCACCAGATGCAGAACTATTACCGCCACGGGGTTTTTGACAACTGCTCCAGCAAGTTGCGCGATCTCGTCGACTGTCTCACGCTCAGGACGAAGTCGAGGGCGGAGGTAGAGGAGATGCTCATGGCCCGGGAGAAGGCCAGGCCGCACTTCTGGACCTACCGGACTGTCGACGAGGCATCAGCGAACTGGTGGAAGATGTACAAGCACAGGGTGATGATGTCGTCCCCACTATCTGCTGAAGCGAAGAAGCGTTGA
- the LOC123396862 gene encoding putative cyclin-dependent kinase F-2, translated as MTAFKIRTCSSPVPRILEPRSYLPIPCHVVSFTGAGAGCTMTGDERAGKACPARGIRFFRNCRILWIFIEISLGILVIFKNLWMGFRLEEAQLTLTPPSAGAAGTTTMTAARIADIFAMTDEHTAAGTMSGKQVEAICAMINDACHDGAKDIHREKGRRRRDAGIGSTRCYKQMRRLGKGSSGRVVMAQHRDTGQIVALKTIHARGGARRPNAGELLKEACVLAACRGHPNLVGLHAIMRDPGTKQYCLVMDYVGPNLLHALDRHVEEHGRAFPEAGVRRVMRQLLTGAAAMHERGIIHRDMKTTNILVGEDGGTVKFCDYGLAMPTAKAEPPYGLAGTVPYMAPEMLLEKPEYDAAVDMWSLGCVMAEMLSGDELFAGEKATGQVGKILDVLGAPGKKTRQHFESALRADEVQQWRARQREVRRHDRLRELFPEELLSWHGFHVLKGLLTCNPSKRLTADAALRCPWFKADDRAGTDDASGHGIGGTALARHTAWRGAATVR; from the coding sequence ATGACGGCTTTTAAAATAAGAACTTGCTCCTCTCCCGTCCCACGTATACTTGAACCCCGCTCATACCTTCCTATTCCTTGTCACGTAGTCTCGTTTACGGGAGCTGGCGCTGGTTGCACCATGACCGGCGACGAGCGCGCCGGCAAGGCGTGTCCAGCCCGTGGGATTCGTTTCTTTCGGAACTGCAGAATTTTATGGATTTTCATCGAAATATCACTGGGAATACTGGTGATCTTCAAGAACCTGTGGATGGGGTTCCGGCTGGAAGAAGCACAGCTCACGCTGACGCCTCCCTCCGCCGGCGCCGCGGGCACCACGACCATGACGGCCGCGCGTATAGCCGACATATTCGCCATGACCGACGAGCACACCGCCGCGGGGACAATGAGCGGCAAGCAGGTCGAGGCAATATGCGCCATGATCAATGATGCCTGCCACGACGGCGCGAAGGACATACATCGCGAGAAGGGGAGAAGGCGGCGCGACGCCGGCATCGGCAGCACCCGCTGCTACAAGCAGATGCGCAGACTCGGCAAGGGCTCCTCCGGCCGCGTCGTCATGGCGCAGCACCGCGACACCGGCCAGATCGTCGCCCTCAAGACCATCCACGCGCGCGGCGGGGCGCGGCGCCCCAACGCCGGCGAGCTGCTCAAGGAGGCCTGCGTCCTGGCGGCGTGCCGCGGGCACCCCAACCTCGTCGGCCTCCATGCCATCATGCGCGACCCAGGCACCAAGCAGTACTGCCTCGTCATGGACTACGTCGGGCCCAACCTGCTCCACGCTCTGGACAGGCACGTGGAAGAGCACGGCCGCGCGTTCCCGGAGGCCGGTGTGCGCCGGGTCATGCGGCAGCTGCTCACGGGCGCCGCGGCGATGCACGAGCGCGGCATCATTCACAGGGACATGAAGACCACAAACATCCTCGTCGGAGAAGACGGAGGCACCGTGAAATTCTGCGACTACGGGCTGGCAATGCCCACGGCCAAGGCAGAGCCGCCTTACGGGCTGGCCGGGACGGTCCCGTACATGGCGCCTGAGATGCTGCTGGAGAAGCCGGAGTATGACGCGGCAGTCGACATGTGGTCGCTCGGGTGCGTCATGGCAGAGATGCTCTCCGGCGATGAGCTGTTCGCCGGGGAAAAGGCGACGGGCCAGGTCGGGAAGATACTCGATGTACTCGGCGCGCCGGGCAAGAAAACGCGGCAGCACTTCGAGTCCGCGCTCCGAGCTGACGAGGTGCAGCAATGGCGAGCACGGCAGCGAGAAGTGCGGCGCCACGACCGGTTGCGAGAGCTGTTCCCGGAGGAACTGCTGTCGTGGCACGGATTCCATGTCCTGAAGGGCCTCCTTACCTGCAACCCCAGCAAGAGGCTGACGGCTGACGCCGCGCTCCGGTGTCCCTGGTTCAAGGCCGACGATCGTGCTGGAACTGATGATGCTTCCGGTCACGGGATCGGCGGTACGGCATTGGCCAGGCACACTGCATGGAGAGGAGCAGCAACAGTTAGATGA